Proteins from a genomic interval of Desulfurobacterium sp. TC5-1:
- a CDS encoding helix-turn-helix domain-containing protein has translation MDGWMSTSEASRYLKLSTKTVRKLAASGSIRAYKVCGRWRFRREDLDAFVLEIQSKRVVELVNRALGGGKWK, from the coding sequence ATGGATGGGTGGATGTCAACGTCAGAAGCCTCAAGATATTTGAAGCTATCAACAAAGACTGTTAGAAAATTAGCTGCAAGTGGTAGTATAAGAGCTTATAAAGTTTGCGGAAGATGGCGTTTCAGGAGAGAAGATCTTGATGCTTTTGTTTTAGAAATACAAAGTAAAAGAGTTGTAGAACTTGTAAACAGAGCTTTAGGAGGTGGAAAATGGAAATGA
- a CDS encoding S26 family signal peptidase: protein MGKTDNLYRTGFWILLMFVIFSYLPFRLIVSEDVSLNGKVWIKTPFRPEKGDYVAFPVFKENRYYRLFTDWLLKRDVCDEGERLTVTGGNYFCNGKFLGKAVETDREGRKVSHFVFNGTVPSGYFFAMGTHPRSYDSRYFGFVPKYIAKKVLRVF from the coding sequence ATGGGAAAAACGGATAATCTTTACAGGACGGGATTCTGGATTCTGTTGATGTTTGTTATCTTTTCATATCTGCCTTTTCGGTTAATAGTTTCGGAAGACGTGTCATTAAATGGTAAAGTTTGGATAAAAACACCTTTCAGACCGGAAAAAGGTGATTACGTAGCGTTTCCGGTTTTTAAAGAAAATAGATACTACAGACTTTTTACAGACTGGCTGCTGAAAAGAGATGTCTGTGACGAAGGTGAAAGGCTTACCGTAACAGGAGGAAATTATTTTTGTAACGGTAAATTTTTAGGTAAAGCGGTTGAAACGGATAGAGAGGGCAGAAAAGTTTCACATTTTGTTTTCAACGGCACCGTCCCTTCGGGGTATTTTTTTGCAATGGGAACGCATCCGAGATCCTACGACAGCAGGTATTTCGGGTTTGTTCCCAAATATATAGCCAAAAAAGTTTTGAGGGTTTTCTGA
- the traF gene encoding conjugal transfer protein TraF yields the protein MRRLLIFILLMILSGKVNAKSFFEQKPGEGWFHYNWHTENKTSDTEKKKTYSEKEFEVVLYPDKLDNMTAEQIRKLEEKLRGFAVMKPTLRNVYLYLKLTQYIKSKAEKFVNVSSEVAHLYPDVSETPPTSTVARRIYLKEEKRKIENTIKENADRIALTVFEKPGCSYCRAQNNILRFLKDKYGIYIKVLNVYEYPQMAERFQVKTTPTTWLVYEDSENEYKWVLISAGLVSLDQLEESIYKALIILQEGKYYGKNG from the coding sequence ATGAGACGTTTATTGATTTTTATCCTCCTGATGATCTTATCAGGAAAGGTTAATGCTAAGAGTTTCTTTGAACAAAAACCAGGTGAGGGCTGGTTTCACTACAACTGGCATACCGAAAATAAGACAAGCGATACGGAGAAAAAGAAAACTTATAGTGAAAAGGAATTTGAAGTAGTTCTTTACCCTGACAAGCTTGACAATATGACCGCAGAACAGATCAGGAAATTAGAAGAAAAACTCAGGGGATTTGCCGTTATGAAACCGACCTTGCGCAATGTATATCTTTATTTAAAGTTAACTCAGTACATAAAAAGTAAAGCCGAAAAATTTGTGAACGTAAGTTCGGAAGTTGCGCACCTTTATCCGGATGTTTCCGAGACGCCTCCGACTTCGACGGTTGCAAGAAGGATATATCTTAAAGAAGAAAAGAGGAAGATTGAGAACACCATAAAAGAGAATGCCGACAGGATAGCACTTACGGTTTTTGAAAAGCCCGGATGTTCCTACTGCAGGGCACAAAACAACATTCTGAGATTCCTGAAGGATAAATACGGGATTTATATAAAGGTATTAAATGTCTATGAGTATCCGCAGATGGCGGAAAGATTTCAGGTGAAAACTACTCCAACAACGTGGCTGGTGTATGAAGATTCCGAAAACGAGTATAAATGGGTTTTGATTTCTGCGGGTTTGGTCAGTCTTGATCAGCTTGAAGAATCAATTTATAAAGCGCTCATAATCCTTCAGGAAGGGAAGTATTATGGGAAAAACGGATAA
- the traN gene encoding conjugal transfer protein TraN, with the protein MRKVICLLLMFSVRAYALTNTYIENGVEYGLSDNSYTISDYNSNVPQDCQLVSCEAAPDIVSKLGIRTDYVFCDTGLYSPLTGTMCTIYSGYAECSGTPIPLDTKAPLLLQCSIEESSETAEADSTYTYPEDGENYCYKDMNGNDIYDDPDEMQKCISTDNGSLCPIDKTECNPVCPAGSTYDSQLQKCVVPPVTGYCQRYCARRIIFGICIDYDYRCSINGVSYGTADACSSNCYSCPSGFIYQDGRCIASSSFSCPLGDYPCWPVDGKYYCSDVACFQYSSSAAVSEDTPEGINDKQDDGTVDSSGICTGFVYIFNGKDYRCRPPGTQTGFSNCCLDSDMWFGVLPCKDTEKTLAVLKHDGKCHYVGEYCASKLEAFGHFIACLQEKRTYCCFTSKLARIVQEQGRPQIGLSWGTPESPVCRGFTVDEFQKLDFGKMDLSELYEDMQEKVKEGFKAFYNATLTK; encoded by the coding sequence ATGAGGAAGGTTATCTGTTTGCTGTTAATGTTTTCAGTTAGGGCCTATGCTCTAACAAATACGTACATTGAAAACGGTGTGGAGTATGGCCTTAGTGATAATAGCTATACAATCAGTGATTACAATAGCAATGTTCCGCAGGATTGTCAGCTTGTAAGTTGTGAAGCTGCACCGGACATAGTTTCAAAGCTTGGGATAAGAACGGATTACGTGTTTTGCGATACCGGGCTTTACAGTCCTCTTACGGGAACTATGTGTACGATATATTCAGGATATGCAGAATGTTCCGGAACACCTATTCCCCTTGATACAAAAGCCCCTTTACTTCTTCAATGCTCTATAGAGGAAAGTTCTGAAACGGCGGAAGCTGACAGCACCTATACCTATCCCGAAGACGGAGAAAACTACTGCTATAAGGATATGAACGGAAATGATATTTATGACGATCCCGATGAAATGCAGAAGTGTATATCAACGGATAACGGTTCATTATGTCCGATAGATAAGACGGAATGCAATCCTGTATGCCCGGCGGGATCAACTTACGATTCGCAGCTTCAAAAGTGTGTTGTGCCACCGGTTACAGGATATTGCCAGAGATACTGTGCAAGAAGAATTATTTTCGGAATCTGCATAGACTATGATTACAGATGTTCCATTAACGGTGTATCTTACGGCACTGCCGATGCATGTTCAAGCAACTGTTATTCCTGTCCGTCCGGGTTTATATATCAGGACGGTAGATGTATAGCTTCGTCTTCCTTTTCATGTCCTCTCGGGGACTATCCCTGCTGGCCTGTTGACGGAAAATACTATTGTTCTGATGTAGCCTGCTTTCAGTATTCTTCCTCTGCTGCAGTTTCGGAAGATACACCGGAAGGTATTAACGATAAACAGGACGACGGAACAGTTGACTCTTCCGGAATATGCACCGGTTTCGTTTACATCTTCAACGGCAAAGACTATCGATGCCGTCCGCCGGGTACTCAAACTGGATTTTCAAACTGTTGCCTTGATTCTGACATGTGGTTTGGAGTTCTTCCGTGTAAAGATACCGAGAAAACCCTTGCAGTACTGAAGCATGACGGGAAATGTCATTATGTGGGCGAATACTGTGCTTCTAAATTAGAAGCTTTCGGTCACTTTATAGCATGCCTTCAGGAGAAAAGGACATACTGCTGTTTTACCTCAAAGCTTGCCCGTATAGTTCAGGAACAGGGAAGGCCACAGATAGGTCTTTCCTGGGGAACGCCGGAAAGCCCGGTATGCCGGGGATTTACAGTTGATGAGTTTCAAAAGCTTGATTTCGGAAAAATGGATTTATCGGAACTCTACGAGGATATGCAGGAGAAGGTTAAGGAAGGGTTTAAAGCATTCTATAATGCTACATTGACAAAATAG
- a CDS encoding TraU family protein: MKRFLIFLVMLLFPFTGYSMSGFCPVDSAGQIMSVEFSTISNMLPVRIGYVTIAGGTALQADMRTDYPPLSPLCFCIRNIAGVPVPTMGIIIGYYSPLATIETVKIPGCFPTFGLSIPLKGNMGTDGSEDSFGGVSFFEVHYVSFNVLKLLSIFTDLSCTFSPSASGMDIGWISEFDPTWHNEQLAAYMSPESLLFANPIAQMACMADGAATTAGIDIDVLYWCSGGASIFPLSGFVDTTSFIRAASLDSAKMIFKLTRQGMLWDTTGLHMVEGRCAALPAPIWEKSNYSQYPIFPGVFPHRFPLGMTDLVWGKLINLPFPEKEGFIVFQIYQKRDCCAL, translated from the coding sequence GTGAAAAGGTTCTTGATTTTTCTGGTTATGCTTCTCTTTCCGTTTACCGGGTATTCCATGTCAGGGTTCTGTCCTGTGGATTCTGCAGGACAGATAATGAGTGTTGAGTTTTCAACAATTTCAAATATGCTTCCGGTTCGTATAGGTTATGTGACAATTGCCGGAGGAACGGCACTTCAGGCTGATATGAGAACAGATTATCCACCGTTGTCACCGCTTTGCTTTTGCATAAGAAATATTGCTGGTGTTCCCGTTCCCACAATGGGCATCATTATAGGCTATTATTCACCACTTGCTACCATTGAGACAGTGAAAATACCGGGATGTTTTCCTACGTTCGGACTTTCAATACCGCTTAAAGGGAATATGGGAACTGATGGAAGTGAAGACAGCTTTGGCGGCGTTTCGTTTTTTGAAGTTCACTATGTAAGCTTTAACGTTTTAAAGCTGCTTTCGATATTCACAGACCTGTCGTGCACTTTTTCACCTTCGGCGTCAGGGATGGATATTGGATGGATTTCAGAATTTGATCCCACCTGGCACAATGAGCAGCTTGCTGCTTACATGTCACCGGAAAGTCTTCTGTTTGCAAATCCAATTGCACAGATGGCCTGCATGGCTGACGGTGCTGCTACGACCGCAGGGATTGATATAGATGTTCTTTACTGGTGTAGCGGGGGAGCTTCAATATTCCCGCTTTCCGGGTTTGTAGATACGACAAGTTTTATAAGGGCGGCTTCTCTTGACTCTGCAAAAATGATATTCAAGCTGACCCGTCAGGGAATGCTCTGGGATACAACTGGACTTCACATGGTAGAGGGAAGATGCGCCGCTCTTCCGGCTCCTATCTGGGAGAAATCAAACTATTCTCAATATCCGATATTTCCAGGAGTATTCCCCCATAGGTTTCCTCTCGGGATGACAGATCTTGTGTGGGGAAAACTTATTAATCTTCCGTTTCCTGAAAAAGAAGGTTTTATAGTCTTTCAAATCTATCAGAAGAGGGATTGCTGTGCGTTATAG
- a CDS encoding ribbon-helix-helix domain-containing protein, protein MAVAKKLISMDKALANELSTVSKLLGVSQKEIVEKALDFYFDYLDVAIAEKISKDIEEGRVKVYDAEEVFKELGINV, encoded by the coding sequence ATGGCTGTTGCCAAGAAACTGATCAGCATGGACAAAGCACTTGCCAATGAGCTTTCTACTGTATCAAAGCTTCTTGGAGTTTCTCAGAAAGAAATAGTAGAAAAGGCTCTTGATTTCTATTTCGACTATCTGGATGTAGCTATTGCTGAGAAGATAAGTAAAGATATAGAAGAAGGCAGAGTGAAAGTTTACGATGCTGAGGAAGTTTTCAAGGAGCTCGGCATAAATGTATAA
- a CDS encoding type II toxin-antitoxin system RelE/ParE family toxin yields MYKLLFSEVAKEDLGKFTVDERIFIAEKLKYLAANFDLLKRTKKIRKLKGSSKFYRFVIARKIRAIFEVKDDELIILILRIGKRKDVYRDLRK; encoded by the coding sequence ATGTATAAACTCCTGTTTTCTGAAGTTGCTAAAGAGGATTTAGGAAAATTTACCGTTGACGAGAGAATTTTTATTGCTGAAAAGTTAAAGTATCTTGCGGCTAACTTTGATCTTCTTAAGAGAACAAAAAAAATAAGAAAACTAAAAGGGAGCAGTAAGTTTTACAGGTTTGTTATTGCCAGAAAAATAAGAGCTATTTTTGAAGTGAAAGATGATGAACTTATTATTTTAATATTGAGAATAGGAAAACGAAAAGATGTTTATAGAGATTTGCGAAAATAA
- a CDS encoding TrbC family F-type conjugative pilus assembly protein has product MRYVVFLLLILIPFRAFGFDVTDNPQVRRMITELEKVIKKIENSTAVKREKEALKEQVKEVKKAVKKNGNYKSEKMKDKILPEDEKIYVLISSSVPLETLKAYVGEAERFNRDFVFVLRGTIGTVSKIRPTLLFIRRVISKGDREAYRVEFNLDPRPFRLINAESVPAFLLLKDGKPEAVVYGDVSLGYAVKKLYENTCNPYLEKLAEALGESPGLCSVRFTEKIGTIYPIKEKDLISEIEKRANRIDKNALIKKMQKKIYSWQPTDLPVLPAARKKRVYTFVPVYTLKRSIPRVKNGRVIGVLYPAGYTFNPLRYISSLPTVVFFNGNRKEEVEWVKKHLNDFNSDTLFCTTSGLAWKLGQKLGCRVYYATKDMVEKFHVKETVSVCRKKGETIEVTVVPVE; this is encoded by the coding sequence ATGAGATATGTGGTTTTTTTATTGTTGATTTTGATACCTTTCAGAGCTTTTGGATTTGATGTTACAGATAATCCGCAGGTACGCAGAATGATAACCGAATTGGAAAAAGTAATTAAAAAAATTGAAAATAGTACTGCCGTAAAAAGGGAAAAAGAGGCTTTGAAAGAGCAAGTCAAGGAGGTTAAGAAAGCAGTAAAGAAAAATGGCAACTATAAATCTGAAAAGATGAAAGATAAAATTCTTCCGGAAGACGAAAAGATATATGTTCTAATCTCTTCTTCCGTCCCGCTTGAAACTTTGAAGGCTTATGTCGGGGAAGCAGAGCGGTTCAACAGAGATTTTGTTTTTGTGTTGCGGGGAACAATAGGAACCGTTTCAAAAATAAGGCCCACCCTTCTTTTTATCAGAAGGGTTATTTCTAAAGGTGATAGAGAAGCATACAGAGTTGAGTTTAACCTTGATCCCCGGCCTTTTCGGCTTATTAATGCAGAATCTGTTCCGGCCTTTCTTCTTCTAAAAGATGGGAAACCGGAAGCAGTTGTATATGGTGACGTTTCTCTCGGATATGCTGTTAAAAAGCTTTATGAAAATACCTGTAATCCATATCTTGAAAAGCTTGCAGAAGCTCTCGGAGAATCGCCAGGACTTTGTTCTGTTAGATTCACCGAAAAGATAGGAACGATTTACCCAATTAAAGAAAAGGATCTTATATCAGAAATAGAAAAGAGGGCTAATAGAATAGATAAGAATGCACTTATAAAGAAAATGCAAAAAAAGATCTACTCATGGCAGCCGACAGATCTTCCGGTTTTGCCTGCAGCACGGAAAAAGAGAGTATATACGTTTGTTCCCGTATATACTTTGAAACGCTCTATTCCCAGGGTGAAGAACGGCCGCGTTATCGGAGTTTTGTATCCAGCAGGATATACATTTAATCCTTTGCGTTATATTAGCTCTTTACCGACAGTGGTATTTTTTAACGGCAACAGAAAGGAAGAAGTTGAATGGGTAAAGAAACATCTGAATGATTTTAATTCCGATACGCTTTTCTGCACGACGTCGGGATTAGCCTGGAAACTTGGACAAAAGCTGGGATGTAGGGTTTACTATGCTACAAAAGATATGGTTGAGAAATTTCATGTTAAAGAGACTGTCTCTGTTTGCAGGAAAAAGGGAGAGACGATAGAGGTTACGGTTGTTCCTGTTGAGTGA
- a CDS encoding ArdC-like ssDNA-binding domain-containing protein produces MATKAKDLHMQVKKLVRLIKERREEKFTEFLRFAGKFSLSRYSATNIWLIYSQKPDATFVAGMKEWNRLGRKIRKGERGIAILAPIVKLIEKEVESEIVKEEKVVGFKAVYVWDISQTEGREIKELRFAEPLTGNWNYKKYLKIFGVPVQEDRLYGPKGTTDGFTIFIEKKLSEAHKTKTLFHELVHLRYHFGNRKHEKTSIKELEAETAAMVICSAIGLDSSEYSLDYLSAWASEENKEIEKAIYNGFLYAREIIKTIREVEPDEVQTTQDIFERVLRSNRKNSQRSSKRSNKRRCLVSGRS; encoded by the coding sequence ATGGCCACGAAGGCTAAGGACCTGCATATGCAGGTAAAAAAACTCGTTCGACTCATCAAGGAGAGGAGAGAGGAAAAATTCACAGAATTCCTGCGGTTTGCAGGAAAATTTTCTCTTTCCAGATATTCGGCAACGAACATCTGGCTTATCTACTCGCAGAAGCCGGATGCAACGTTTGTTGCAGGAATGAAAGAATGGAACCGACTCGGAAGAAAAATCAGGAAAGGGGAGCGGGGAATTGCAATCCTTGCTCCAATCGTAAAACTTATAGAAAAGGAGGTGGAGAGTGAAATAGTAAAAGAAGAAAAAGTAGTAGGATTCAAAGCAGTTTACGTCTGGGACATTTCTCAGACAGAAGGAAGAGAAATTAAAGAACTCAGATTCGCTGAACCTTTAACAGGAAACTGGAACTACAAAAAGTATCTGAAAATCTTCGGTGTTCCCGTCCAGGAAGACAGACTTTACGGCCCAAAAGGGACTACAGACGGATTCACGATCTTTATAGAAAAGAAGCTCTCTGAAGCTCACAAAACAAAAACCCTTTTTCACGAACTTGTTCACTTGAGATACCATTTCGGTAACAGAAAACACGAAAAAACCTCGATAAAAGAGCTTGAGGCCGAGACCGCTGCTATGGTTATCTGTTCCGCCATCGGTCTGGACTCCTCAGAATACTCTCTCGACTATCTATCCGCATGGGCTTCCGAAGAGAACAAAGAAATAGAGAAAGCAATTTACAATGGTTTTCTCTATGCAAGAGAAATCATTAAAACAATTCGGGAGGTGGAACCGGATGAAGTACAAACTACTCAAGACATTTTTGAAAGAGTACTGCGATCTAACAGAAAAAACAGTCAAAGAAGCTCTAAGAGATCTAACAAAAGAAGATGTTTGGTATCAGGAAGATCTTGA
- a CDS encoding SWIM zinc finger family protein yields the protein MVTTPQELKKVSMFLKECPSVTAKVLKAKKEGTLYGALVEDYLNTTAKVVFKVKNGKILWKCSCGGMKGRYPCHHLIAAIKYFKQNKKQETQEATTIAH from the coding sequence ATGGTAACAACACCGCAAGAACTCAAAAAAGTGTCAATGTTTCTTAAAGAATGTCCTTCAGTAACAGCAAAGGTACTGAAGGCAAAAAAAGAAGGAACTCTCTACGGTGCTCTTGTGGAAGATTATCTAAATACAACCGCCAAAGTCGTGTTTAAAGTTAAGAATGGAAAAATTCTCTGGAAGTGCAGCTGTGGAGGCATGAAAGGCAGGTATCCCTGCCATCATCTCATTGCAGCCATCAAATACTTCAAGCAGAACAAAAAGCAAGAAACACAAGAAGCTACAACTATAGCTCATTGA
- a CDS encoding phosphatase PAP2 family protein, protein MILVSFIRKGSSVFVLSILLFFTIGMSTCFVDMLRDDWKGLDRKAKESLFFGVLFITTVWIYMAVKYYVSGYVQYSSLIPDIERSLFIRVKTIFSFLPAGFLSYVYENIWGKLHLLPPVLIALSVKNRKKFFFAFSFMYFAAAICHILLPTRSPVFCYPDLFKNLPDVTAKIHAESAVDTLFIIKHKTLPGFPTLADIAFPSLHVGYAFLLFLVSGKRIKPIAFVFYTLIVAGSIILGFHYVSDCVVGTLLAYTGWKLAEILSGKRIESSFMERWKGFRKVSD, encoded by the coding sequence ATGATTCTTGTTTCCTTTATCAGGAAGGGAAGTTCAGTTTTCGTTCTTTCCATATTGCTGTTTTTCACGATAGGAATGAGTACCTGTTTTGTTGATATGCTTCGGGATGACTGGAAAGGTCTTGACCGGAAGGCTAAGGAATCTCTATTTTTCGGTGTTCTGTTCATCACCACGGTGTGGATTTACATGGCAGTTAAGTATTATGTAAGCGGTTACGTTCAATACAGTTCTTTGATTCCCGACATAGAAAGAAGTTTGTTTATAAGAGTTAAAACTATCTTCTCCTTTTTACCGGCCGGCTTTCTGTCATACGTGTATGAAAACATCTGGGGCAAGCTTCACCTTTTGCCACCAGTTCTTATAGCTCTTTCTGTTAAGAATAGAAAAAAGTTCTTTTTTGCTTTTTCGTTTATGTATTTTGCAGCTGCAATCTGCCATATTTTGCTGCCGACAAGATCACCCGTCTTCTGCTATCCGGACCTGTTTAAGAATCTTCCAGATGTTACTGCAAAGATTCATGCAGAATCGGCGGTTGATACGCTGTTTATCATTAAACATAAAACTCTTCCAGGATTTCCGACTCTTGCAGACATTGCCTTTCCCTCCCTCCACGTGGGTTACGCTTTCCTGTTGTTTCTTGTTTCCGGGAAGAGAATCAAACCGATAGCTTTTGTTTTCTACACACTTATAGTGGCTGGAAGTATTATATTGGGTTTTCACTATGTATCCGACTGCGTAGTTGGGACGCTTCTGGCATATACAGGCTGGAAGTTGGCAGAAATCCTATCGGGAAAAAGAATTGAAAGTTCTTTTATGGAAAGATGGAAAGGTTTTCGGAAAGTTTCTGATTGA